In the Molothrus aeneus isolate 106 chromosome 28, BPBGC_Maene_1.0, whole genome shotgun sequence genome, one interval contains:
- the DAD1 gene encoding dolichyl-diphosphooligosaccharide--protein glycosyltransferase subunit DAD1, whose product MAGSVRAVARRFLSEYGGGTAGRLKALDAFLLYVLLTGALQFGYCLGVGTFPFNSFLSGFISAVGSFILGVCLRIQINPQNKGEFQGISPERAFADFLFANTILHLVVINFVG is encoded by the exons ATGGCGGGCTCGGTGCGGGCTGTGGCGCGGCGCTTTCTGTCCGAGTACGGCGGCGGCACCGCCGGGCGCCTCAAGGCGCTGGACGCCTTCCTGCTCTACGTGCTGCTCACGGGCGCTCTGCAGTTCGGATACTGCCTCGGCGTCGGCACCTTCCCCTTCAACTCCTTCCTCAGCGGCTTCATCTCGGCCGTCGGCAGCTTCATCCTGGGCG TTTGCCTCCGGATCCAGATCAACCCCCAGAACAAGGGCGAGTTCCAGGGCATCTCCCCCGAGCGGGCCTTTGCTGATTTCCTCTTTGCCAACACCATTCTCCATCTCGTCGTCATCAATTTCGTTGGCTGA
- the LOC136567164 gene encoding olfactory receptor 6E1-like, with protein sequence MNHTAVVEFVLLGLANSRQWEITLFVFLGIAYLLILLGNISVISITLTNNFLQTPMYYFLRNFALLEITFTSTFLPSTLYSLLTERKTISLPGCFLQMLLFYCLGTCTLFYMAVMSLDRYVAICHPLHYPAIMSSRFCLQLILGCWALTFLLMFPPTIMTVQLSFCGPNVMNHFYCDASLLLQLSCTDTGFIEELMFIILIIILPGTLIVTAVSYGCIIVTILLIPSSAGRRKAFSTCSAHLLVVMVFYSTCIYRYIRPAQRGGQDSDKVLSLFFSVLTQTVNPYIYSLRNRQVKQALKEKILKFSGSLRQM encoded by the coding sequence ATGAACCACACAGCTGTAGTGGAGTTTGTCCTCCTGGGACTAGCTAACAGCCGCCAGTGGGAGATCACCCTCTTTGTGTTCCTTGGCATTGCCTACCTCTTGATCCTGCTTGGAAACATTTCTGTCATCAGCATCACTCTTACCAATAACTTCCTCCAGACCCCCATGTACTACTTCCTCAGGAATTTTGCCCTTTTGGAAATCACGTTCACCTCCACCTTCCTTCCCAGCACCCTGTACAGCCTCCTGACAGAGAGGAAGACAatttccctgcctggctgcttcCTCCAGATGCTGCTTTTCTACTGCCTGGGTACCTGCACCCTTTTCTACATGGCAGTGATGTCCCTGGACCGCTATGTTGCCATCTGCCACCCCTTGCACTACCCAGCCATCATGAGCAGCAgattctgcctgcagctgatcctgggctgctgggcactgacTTTTCTCCTGATGTTTCCCCCCACCATCATGACAGTGCAGTTGTCATTCTGTGGTCCCAATGTCATGAATCACTTTTACTGTGACGCTTCCCTGTTGTTGCAGCTGTCCTGCACAGACACAGGCTTCATCGAAGAGCTGATGTTCATCATACTCATCATCATCCTCCCCGGTACCCTGATAGTAACTGCTGTTTCTTACGGCTGCATTATTGTCACCATCTTGCTTATTCCATCATCAGCGGGCAGGAGGAAGGCATTTTCCACGTGCTCAGCTCACCTCCtggtggtgatggtgttttACAGCACCTGTATTTACAGGTACATCCGCCCTGCCCAGCGAGGTGGGCAGGACTCTGACAAAGTTCTGTCTTTGTTCTTCTCCGTGCTGACTCAGACAGTCAACCCTTACATCTACTCACTCAGGAACAGGCAAGTCAAGCAAGctttaaaggagaaaattctGAAGTTTTCTGGCTCTCTGAGGCAGATGTGA